A stretch of Amycolatopsis balhimycina FH 1894 DNA encodes these proteins:
- a CDS encoding S8 family serine peptidase translates to MAVPLFGALSAVAVPVASAQPALSGPATEFTVLAKDVQSIAGAQQAIRAAGGTVLETNTAVGLIRASAPATGFTERVTANRAVYGSAKAQAVGSLPKNGKKTKHDNAEKEGRGAAAKTAAAAPVGMDPLDDQLWGLKSVRSDLSRTKQPGSKQVKVGVIDTGIDGTHPDIAPNFDLADSRNFTRDIPTDPNGVELDGPCEFRGCVDPANHDDGGHGTHVAGTIAAAANGFGVSGVAPNVTLVNIRAGQDSGFFFLQPTVDALTYAGDAGIDVVNMSFYTDPWLYNCTANPADSPAEQAEQRTIIEATQRALNYAHRKGVTMVVALGNEHTDLGAPKPDTTSPDYPANSTHPRQIDNSTCLNLPTEGNHTIGVGSFGPSQKKADYSNYGLEQISVSAPGGFFRDGFGTPWFRTVQNEILSTYPKNVGVADGNIDADGNITPAGVALGVQKATAADGRVGYYQWLQGTSMATPHAAGVSALIVSQYGKKSHGEFGLDPDKVQRVLEGTAAKIACPVPRTVEYLNEGRTADFTATCEGDPSFNGFYGHGAVDAYAAVTRGSQYLK, encoded by the coding sequence ATGGCCGTCCCGCTGTTCGGGGCGCTCTCGGCCGTCGCGGTCCCGGTCGCGTCGGCGCAGCCCGCGCTGTCCGGCCCGGCGACCGAGTTCACCGTGCTCGCCAAGGACGTCCAGAGCATCGCCGGTGCCCAGCAGGCCATCCGTGCCGCCGGCGGCACCGTGCTGGAGACCAACACCGCCGTCGGCCTGATCAGGGCCAGCGCCCCGGCCACCGGGTTCACCGAGCGCGTGACGGCGAACCGCGCCGTGTACGGCTCCGCCAAGGCCCAGGCCGTCGGCTCGCTGCCGAAGAACGGCAAGAAGACCAAGCACGACAACGCGGAGAAGGAAGGCCGCGGCGCCGCCGCCAAGACGGCCGCCGCCGCGCCGGTGGGGATGGACCCGCTGGACGACCAGCTCTGGGGCCTCAAGTCCGTCCGCTCGGACCTTTCGCGCACCAAGCAGCCGGGCAGCAAGCAGGTCAAGGTCGGCGTCATCGACACCGGCATCGACGGCACGCACCCGGACATCGCGCCGAACTTCGACCTGGCCGACTCGCGCAACTTCACCCGCGACATCCCGACCGACCCCAACGGCGTCGAGCTCGACGGGCCGTGTGAGTTCCGCGGCTGCGTCGACCCGGCCAACCACGACGACGGTGGCCACGGCACGCACGTCGCCGGCACCATCGCCGCCGCGGCGAACGGCTTCGGCGTCTCCGGCGTCGCGCCGAACGTCACGCTGGTGAACATCCGCGCAGGCCAGGACTCGGGCTTCTTCTTCCTGCAGCCGACGGTCGACGCGCTGACCTACGCCGGCGACGCCGGCATCGACGTGGTCAACATGTCGTTCTACACGGACCCGTGGCTGTACAACTGCACGGCGAACCCGGCGGACTCGCCCGCCGAGCAGGCCGAGCAGCGCACGATCATCGAGGCGACGCAGCGCGCGCTGAACTACGCGCACCGCAAGGGCGTCACGATGGTGGTCGCGCTGGGCAACGAGCACACCGACCTCGGCGCGCCGAAGCCGGACACCACCAGCCCGGACTACCCGGCGAACAGCACGCACCCGCGGCAGATCGACAACTCGACCTGCCTCAACCTGCCGACCGAGGGCAACCACACCATCGGCGTGGGCTCGTTCGGGCCGTCGCAGAAGAAGGCGGACTACTCGAACTACGGCCTCGAGCAGATCTCGGTGTCGGCGCCGGGCGGCTTCTTCCGCGACGGCTTCGGCACGCCGTGGTTCCGCACGGTCCAGAACGAGATCCTCTCGACGTACCCGAAGAACGTCGGCGTCGCCGACGGCAACATCGACGCGGACGGCAACATCACGCCGGCGGGCGTCGCACTGGGCGTCCAGAAGGCGACGGCGGCCGACGGCCGGGTCGGCTACTACCAGTGGCTGCAGGGCACGTCGATGGCGACGCCGCACGCGGCCGGCGTCTCGGCGCTGATCGTCTCGCAGTACGGCAAGAAGTCGCACGGCGAGTTCGGTCTGGACCCCGACAAGGTCCAGCGCGTCCTCGAGGGCACGGCGGCGAAGATCGCCTGCCCGGTGCCCCGCACGGTGGAGTACCTGAACGAGGGCCGCACGGCCGACTTCACGGCCACCTGCGAAGGTGACCCGTCGTTCAACGGTTTCTACGGCCACGGCGCGGTCGACGCCTACGCGGCGGTGACACGCGGGTCGCAGTACCTGAAGTAG
- a CDS encoding S10 family peptidase, with translation MADTTPEEAPEPKAAEATEIPAEPTDDIVTTRHTLTVKRKKLAYTAKAGRVVLRKEVVKDGKSEGFKAKAEVFLTSYTLDDADPGTRPVTFAFNGGPGSSSIWLHMGLLGPRRVLSGDVDDLVPPPYGLADNPETLLTHSDLVFIDPVSTGYSRVSGGEETKDFHGFKGDIESVGEIIRLWVSRHQRWLSPKFLAGESYGTLRAAGLAAHLQDRHGLYLNGLLLISSVLDLGTLRFTEGNDLPYSLYVPTYAAIAHYHGLHGERPLDDVLADAEDFAAKDLPYVLSRGARLSTQDRVEAVATLASLTGLTESYVDRVNLRIEHVRFFTELLRDRGLTVGRMDGRFTTWEPDGGREHMSDDPSISRVIGAYAAAFNHYVRAELGYENDLPYELIHEDTFKAWSYSDFEGRSVSVVDSLGAAMRANPHLRVHVAFGHYDGATAYYAAEHVLARLQIPEELRENIDTAYYPAGHMMYIHEPTRVQQAKDLAKFVKKASNR, from the coding sequence ATGGCGGACACCACCCCCGAAGAGGCGCCCGAGCCGAAGGCCGCGGAAGCCACGGAGATCCCGGCCGAGCCCACCGACGACATCGTCACCACCCGGCACACGCTGACCGTGAAGCGGAAGAAGCTCGCGTACACGGCGAAAGCGGGCCGGGTCGTCCTCCGCAAGGAGGTCGTCAAGGACGGCAAGTCCGAGGGCTTCAAGGCGAAGGCCGAGGTGTTCCTCACCTCCTACACCCTCGACGACGCCGACCCGGGCACGCGGCCGGTGACGTTCGCCTTCAACGGCGGCCCCGGCTCGTCGAGCATCTGGCTGCACATGGGCCTGCTGGGGCCGCGCCGGGTGCTGTCGGGCGACGTCGACGACCTGGTGCCGCCGCCGTACGGGCTGGCCGACAACCCGGAAACGCTGCTGACGCACAGCGACCTGGTGTTCATCGACCCGGTGTCGACCGGCTACTCGCGGGTCTCCGGCGGCGAGGAGACGAAGGACTTCCACGGCTTCAAGGGCGACATCGAGTCGGTCGGCGAGATCATCCGGCTGTGGGTGTCGCGGCACCAGCGGTGGCTGTCGCCGAAGTTCCTGGCCGGCGAGTCCTACGGCACGCTGCGCGCCGCCGGGCTGGCCGCGCACCTGCAGGACCGGCACGGGCTCTACCTCAACGGCCTGCTGCTGATCTCGTCGGTGCTCGACCTCGGCACGCTGCGGTTCACCGAGGGCAACGACCTGCCGTACTCGCTGTACGTGCCGACGTACGCGGCGATCGCGCACTACCACGGCCTGCACGGCGAGCGCCCGCTCGACGACGTCCTGGCCGACGCCGAGGACTTCGCGGCGAAGGACCTGCCGTACGTGCTTTCGCGCGGCGCCCGTCTGTCCACTCAGGACCGGGTCGAGGCGGTGGCCACGCTGGCGTCACTGACCGGACTCACCGAGTCCTATGTGGACCGGGTGAACCTGCGGATCGAGCACGTCCGCTTCTTCACCGAGCTGCTGCGCGACCGCGGCCTGACGGTCGGCCGGATGGACGGCCGGTTCACGACGTGGGAGCCGGACGGCGGCCGCGAGCACATGAGCGACGACCCGTCGATCTCGCGGGTCATCGGGGCCTACGCGGCGGCGTTCAACCACTACGTGCGGGCCGAGCTCGGGTACGAGAACGACCTGCCGTACGAGCTCATCCACGAGGACACGTTCAAGGCGTGGTCGTACTCGGACTTCGAGGGCCGCTCGGTGTCGGTGGTGGACTCGCTGGGCGCGGCGATGCGCGCGAACCCGCACCTCCGGGTGCACGTCGCCTTCGGCCACTACGACGGCGCGACGGCGTACTACGCGGCCGAGCACGTGCTGGCCCGCCTGCAGATCCCCGAAGAACTGCGGGAGAACATCGACACGGCGTACTACCCGGCGGGCCACATGATGTACATCCACGAGCCGACCCGGGTGCAGCAGGCGAAGGACCTGGCGAAGTTCGTCAAGAAGGCGTCGAACCGCTGA